The following are encoded together in the Bubalus kerabau isolate K-KA32 ecotype Philippines breed swamp buffalo unplaced genomic scaffold, PCC_UOA_SB_1v2 scaffold_76, whole genome shotgun sequence genome:
- the LOC129641119 gene encoding melanoma-associated antigen B1-like isoform X2, with protein sequence MASLTRWMCPNLLCIGPDSCLRSQTTAIMPRGQKSKHRACEKRCQAQTETQGLHDQATTSGGEETTSSSPPDSESAPSSSSAAGTSKGPQGAQGSTSAAAGAIRKRSGVGGAARSRSGVGGAARSRSGVGGAARSRSGVGGAAHSRYGVGSAARSRSGVGAEGQVQEGENSSQASAAAASSHTDLLTWKAELLVQYMLYKYKMRELIKRSEMLQEIKRRYKEQFPEILSRASECIEMLFGLVLKEVRPNSHCYTLVSNLDLSDSESMRGDLGLPKNGLLMPLLGVIYLNGNHAPEEKIWKFLNMLGIYDGRSHFIFGEPRKLITEDLVREGYLEYRQVPGSDPPRYEFLCGPKALTETSKTKVLQFLAKVKDLVHPALQPQYEEAWREEVESTGARGAARAGTSASTRPGTAASAAAGSSASTRPGTAASATAGRSASARPGTAASASSGLSSSSRPGTSASAAAGSSASTRPGTAASAAAGRSASARPGTAASASSGLSSSARPGTSVSAAAGTSASTRPGTAASAAAGPSASARPGTAASASSGLSSSSRPGTSASAAAGSSASTRPGIAASAAAGRSASARPGTAASASSGLSSSSRPGTSASAAAGSSASTRLTLLPQPLLALLPQPALALLLQPGLALLPQPALALLPQPGLALLPQPALALLLQPLHTPGPSPAAHLAPSVI encoded by the coding sequence GTGCCCCAATCTCCTGTGTATTGGCCCAGACTCCTGCCTGCGGTCTCAGACCACAGCCATCATGCCTCGTGGGCAGAAGAGTAAGCACCGTGCTTGTGAGAAACGTTGCCAGGCCCAAACTGAGACCCAGGGTCTTCATGATCAGGCTACCACATCTGGGGGAGAagagaccacctcctcctcccctcctgattcaGAGAGCGCTCCGTCAAGCTCGTCTGCTGCTGGCACCTCCAAGGGGCCTCAGGGAGCCCAAGGCAGCACCAGTGCTGCTGCAGGTGCTATACGCAAAAGATCTGGTGTCGGTGGCGCAGCACGCTCAAGATCTGGTGTCGGTGGCGCAGCACGCTCAAGATCTGGTGTCGGTGGCGCAGCACGCTCAAGATCTGGTGTCGGTGGCGCAGCACACTCAAGATATGGTGTAGGTAGCGCAGCACGCTCAAGATCTGGTGTAGGTGCTGAGGGCCAAGTTCAGGAAGGTGAAAATTCCTCCCAGGCTTCAGCTGCTGCTGCGAGCTCTCACACAGATCTTCTGACCTGGAAGGCAGAGCTATTGGTGCAGTACATGCTGTATAAGTATAAGATGAGGGAGCTCATTAAGAGGTCCGAAATGCTGCAGGAAATCAAGAGAAGGTACAAGGAACAATTCCCTGAGATCCTTAGCAGGGCTTCCGAGTGCATAGAAATGTTGTTTGGCCTGGTGCTGAAGGAAGTCAGGCCCAACAGTCATTGCTATACCCTGGTGAGCAACCTAGATCTCAGCGACAGTGAGTCTATGAGAGGTGACTTGGGGCTGCCAAAGAATGGTCTTCTGATGCCTCTGCTGGGTGTCATCTACCTGAATGGCAACCACGCCCCTGAggagaagatctggaagttcctgaATATGCTGGGCATCTATGATGGAAGAAGTCACTTCATCTTTGGAGAGCCCAGGAAGCTCATCACAGAAGATCTGGTGCGGGAAGGGTACCTGGAGTACCGGCAGGTGCCCGGCAGCGATCCCCCTCGCTATGAGTTCCTGTGCGGTCCTAAAGCGCTCACAGAAACCAGCAAGACGAAAGTCCTTCAGTTTTTGGCCAAGGTCAAGGATTTGGTCCATCCTGCCTTGCAGCCGCAATATGAAGAGGCTTGGAGAGAGGAAGTAGAGAGCACCGGAGCCAGaggtgcagccagggctggcacttctgcctcaaccaggcctggcactgctgcctcagccgctgctggcagttctgcctcaaccaggcctggcactgctgcctcagccacTGCTGGCCGTTCTGCTtcggccaggcctggcactgctgcctcagccagctCTGGCCTTTCTTCTTCGTCCAGGCCTGGCACTTCTGCCTCAGCCGCTGCTGGCagttctgcctcaaccaggcctggcactgctgcctcagccgctGCTGGCCGTTCTGCTtcggccaggcctggcactgctgcctcagccagctCTGGCCTTTCTTCTTCGGCCAGGCCTGGCACTTCTGTCTCAGCCGCtgctggcacttctgcctcaaccaggcctggcactgctgcctcagctgctgctggcccttctgcttcggccaggcctggcactgctgcctcagccagctCTGGCCTTTCTTCTTCGTCCAGGCCTGGCACTTCTGCCTCAGCCGCTGCTGGCagttctgcctcaaccaggcctggcaTTGCTGCCTCAGCCGCTGCTGGCCGTTCTGCTtcggccaggcctggcactgctgcctcagccagctCTGGCCTTTCTTCTTCGTCCAGGCCTGGCACTTCCGCCTCAGCCGCTGCTGGCagttctgcctcaaccaggctgacactgctgcctcagccactgctggcacttctgcctcagCCAGCCCTGGCCCTTCTGCTTCAGCCAGGCCTGGCACTACTGCCTCAGCCAGCgctggcacttctgcctcaaccaggcctggcactgctgcctcagccagcgCTGGCCCTTCTGCTTCAGCCACTGCACACCCCAGGGCCGAGTCCAGCCGCTCATCTCGCCCCTAGTGTGATCTGA
- the LOC129641119 gene encoding melanoma-associated antigen B10-like isoform X1 translates to MKSGKRQQALVKDSWSRLCFLDKRCPNLLCIGPDSCLRSQTTAIMPRGQKSKHRACEKRCQAQTETQGLHDQATTSGGEETTSSSPPDSESAPSSSSAAGTSKGPQGAQGSTSAAAGAIRKRSGVGGAARSRSGVGGAARSRSGVGGAARSRSGVGGAAHSRYGVGSAARSRSGVGAEGQVQEGENSSQASAAAASSHTDLLTWKAELLVQYMLYKYKMRELIKRSEMLQEIKRRYKEQFPEILSRASECIEMLFGLVLKEVRPNSHCYTLVSNLDLSDSESMRGDLGLPKNGLLMPLLGVIYLNGNHAPEEKIWKFLNMLGIYDGRSHFIFGEPRKLITEDLVREGYLEYRQVPGSDPPRYEFLCGPKALTETSKTKVLQFLAKVKDLVHPALQPQYEEAWREEVESTGARGAARAGTSASTRPGTAASAAAGSSASTRPGTAASATAGRSASARPGTAASASSGLSSSSRPGTSASAAAGSSASTRPGTAASAAAGRSASARPGTAASASSGLSSSARPGTSVSAAAGTSASTRPGTAASAAAGPSASARPGTAASASSGLSSSSRPGTSASAAAGSSASTRPGIAASAAAGRSASARPGTAASASSGLSSSSRPGTSASAAAGSSASTRLTLLPQPLLALLPQPALALLLQPGLALLPQPALALLPQPGLALLPQPALALLLQPLHTPGPSPAAHLAPSVI, encoded by the coding sequence GTGCCCCAATCTCCTGTGTATTGGCCCAGACTCCTGCCTGCGGTCTCAGACCACAGCCATCATGCCTCGTGGGCAGAAGAGTAAGCACCGTGCTTGTGAGAAACGTTGCCAGGCCCAAACTGAGACCCAGGGTCTTCATGATCAGGCTACCACATCTGGGGGAGAagagaccacctcctcctcccctcctgattcaGAGAGCGCTCCGTCAAGCTCGTCTGCTGCTGGCACCTCCAAGGGGCCTCAGGGAGCCCAAGGCAGCACCAGTGCTGCTGCAGGTGCTATACGCAAAAGATCTGGTGTCGGTGGCGCAGCACGCTCAAGATCTGGTGTCGGTGGCGCAGCACGCTCAAGATCTGGTGTCGGTGGCGCAGCACGCTCAAGATCTGGTGTCGGTGGCGCAGCACACTCAAGATATGGTGTAGGTAGCGCAGCACGCTCAAGATCTGGTGTAGGTGCTGAGGGCCAAGTTCAGGAAGGTGAAAATTCCTCCCAGGCTTCAGCTGCTGCTGCGAGCTCTCACACAGATCTTCTGACCTGGAAGGCAGAGCTATTGGTGCAGTACATGCTGTATAAGTATAAGATGAGGGAGCTCATTAAGAGGTCCGAAATGCTGCAGGAAATCAAGAGAAGGTACAAGGAACAATTCCCTGAGATCCTTAGCAGGGCTTCCGAGTGCATAGAAATGTTGTTTGGCCTGGTGCTGAAGGAAGTCAGGCCCAACAGTCATTGCTATACCCTGGTGAGCAACCTAGATCTCAGCGACAGTGAGTCTATGAGAGGTGACTTGGGGCTGCCAAAGAATGGTCTTCTGATGCCTCTGCTGGGTGTCATCTACCTGAATGGCAACCACGCCCCTGAggagaagatctggaagttcctgaATATGCTGGGCATCTATGATGGAAGAAGTCACTTCATCTTTGGAGAGCCCAGGAAGCTCATCACAGAAGATCTGGTGCGGGAAGGGTACCTGGAGTACCGGCAGGTGCCCGGCAGCGATCCCCCTCGCTATGAGTTCCTGTGCGGTCCTAAAGCGCTCACAGAAACCAGCAAGACGAAAGTCCTTCAGTTTTTGGCCAAGGTCAAGGATTTGGTCCATCCTGCCTTGCAGCCGCAATATGAAGAGGCTTGGAGAGAGGAAGTAGAGAGCACCGGAGCCAGaggtgcagccagggctggcacttctgcctcaaccaggcctggcactgctgcctcagccgctgctggcagttctgcctcaaccaggcctggcactgctgcctcagccacTGCTGGCCGTTCTGCTtcggccaggcctggcactgctgcctcagccagctCTGGCCTTTCTTCTTCGTCCAGGCCTGGCACTTCTGCCTCAGCCGCTGCTGGCagttctgcctcaaccaggcctggcactgctgcctcagccgctGCTGGCCGTTCTGCTtcggccaggcctggcactgctgcctcagccagctCTGGCCTTTCTTCTTCGGCCAGGCCTGGCACTTCTGTCTCAGCCGCtgctggcacttctgcctcaaccaggcctggcactgctgcctcagctgctgctggcccttctgcttcggccaggcctggcactgctgcctcagccagctCTGGCCTTTCTTCTTCGTCCAGGCCTGGCACTTCTGCCTCAGCCGCTGCTGGCagttctgcctcaaccaggcctggcaTTGCTGCCTCAGCCGCTGCTGGCCGTTCTGCTtcggccaggcctggcactgctgcctcagccagctCTGGCCTTTCTTCTTCGTCCAGGCCTGGCACTTCCGCCTCAGCCGCTGCTGGCagttctgcctcaaccaggctgacactgctgcctcagccactgctggcacttctgcctcagCCAGCCCTGGCCCTTCTGCTTCAGCCAGGCCTGGCACTACTGCCTCAGCCAGCgctggcacttctgcctcaaccaggcctggcactgctgcctcagccagcgCTGGCCCTTCTGCTTCAGCCACTGCACACCCCAGGGCCGAGTCCAGCCGCTCATCTCGCCCCTAGTGTGATCTGA